In Solanum lycopersicum chromosome 3, SLM_r2.1, the genomic stretch GAACTAAAAACAAATCTAAGATCGATGAAAATGTTGAGTTTATAACCATTGATTAGATAGGCGGTTATGTATATCATATCATTGTGAATTACCTTTTTGTTgataaattgtataaaacaattggtgaattgttaattaaaatgtaatttcTGTAGTAATAAACATGACaaaattatatgttgcaacagttcgtgtatatgtagcaacagatagtatatatgtagcaacatatgtcacagttTCAActgtcaaaatttaaaaaaaatggctttattttcattttccctatctcctctctcctctcttctaTAAATGTCATTTCGTATTCCacaagatttatttatttatactaatttttcTTCTATATATGTAATTTCTGTAGTATTAAACACGACAAAATTACATGTTGCAAAAATTCGTATATATGTAGCAAAATATGTCACAGTTTGAAttgtcaaaattaaaaaaaaataaacggctttaattttcattttccctctctACTCTCTCCTTTCTTCTATAAATATCATTTCGTATTCCACAAGatgtatttatttatactatttCTCTTCTATATATGTAATTTCTGTAGTAATAAACacgaaaaaattatatgttgcaacaattcgtatatatgtagcaacatatattatatatgaagcaacatatgtcacagtttgaattgtcaaaattttaaaaaaaattaaacggatttcattttcaattttcctctctcctctctcctctctcctctctcctctctcctctctcttctaTAAATGTCGTTTCGTAtactacaaaatttatttatttcttctctACTGTCAACTActtctccttctctcttctcttcttctcttagTCCTTTCTTCACAGATCATCTTCTACAGCAAGGCGGTGTTGTCCTCATAATTTCTACTTTATCTTTGATTATATCTTTTCAGGTAAGGTAACATTTAATTAGGGTTTGAAATGCATGTGCTTATCTGCTTATTGCCCTGTTTTGACTTGTGGTTGTAGCTCATGTGTGTGTGTCTTtcaaatatcttatttttatggttgcatatacaaatataatggcTCTTGTCAAAAAAAACTTGATATTGATACATTTGACTAAACAAAGATCCAGAAGAAGGCTAGGTCTAAAATTCATGGGAAGAGGAACGAAAATACTACATTTTCAGAAAATCTTGCAACTGAAGCAGTTTCTTCTTCTCAAgcagaaataaaattttgtcaaAAAGAATATGAACAAAGACAAGTAGTAGAGGAAGAAGATGTAAAACAAGAAGTTGAgatacaagaaaaaataaatgaagttcaGGAAGAAGAAGGGAAAAATACAGAAGTAGTAGTTGTGgcacaacaagaaaaaataaatgaagttcaTGAAGAAGAACGAGAACTTCATGAAAAGTTCAATGCTAATGGTGATGATGggattaaaatcatcaatgcaaaCACTTTCCCTGTGCATCTGCAGTTTGATGCTAATGGTGACATCATCATTAGGTCAGTCCGGGAAAGACCTTTCGTCAAATTCAGGTATATCCTCAACAAAAATCAATTGGAAGAGTTTTTCAGAAATAGttgttttggtcattttcttgatttacccATTGATCCACTTTCACGTTTTCAAATGACCATCGTGTATTAACTTCTGAAAAGAaggttcattttttaaaatctcaaTAAGAAGGATGagattctaattaattattgtggcATGCCAGTTTTCTTTTACATAAGAGAGTTTGCCATAGTTACAGGGCTAAAATGTCATCCTCCTGTTGAGCCCATCCCTGAATACATTGTTAAAACAGAACCACGGGGAAAGAAAATAGTTAAAGAAGTAGCAGAAGCAGAACAACAGACACTGCCAATTGAGGAGCAAAACTTTATGTCCCTCGTTGGCAAAAGCTTTAAAAATTCTGACTTATTAAGTTTGTTGGAACGGGAGGATACAACAAGGAAGTACAAGAATCCATTGTGCTTACTTTGGTTTACACATAATATTGTTTTGCCGAAGGATTCCGACAACAACATACTTTTAAAGTATGTCAATTTCTTTCAGGATATTGAAGCTTTTAAGAACTACCAGTG encodes the following:
- the LOC138347539 gene encoding uncharacterized protein, with the translated sequence MSHNIDVQRSKKTSQPLKFKRLEKSISQTLSMIIEKKEKEKKAKKEEEKEKDKNAKEENEKKAEEEKEREKKANEEKEKEKKAKQEKEKEKKKKTKEMEKEKEKEKEKQKKNESEKEREESRSCKIQKKARSKIHGKRNENTTFSENLATEAVSSSQAEIKFCQKEYEQRQVVEEEDVKQEVEIQEKINEVQEEEGKNTEVVVVAQQEKINEVHEEERELHEKFNANGDDGIKIINANTFPVHLQFDANGDIIIRSVRERPFVKFRYILNKNQLEEFFRNSCFGHFLDLPIDPLSRFQMTIVY